In Terriglobia bacterium, one DNA window encodes the following:
- a CDS encoding VTT domain-containing protein, translating to MNLLQRLSQYLLLWGIPGLFGIAFFDSAAVPLVGGPDALVLLLAWRRPMQILPIILAAAIGSTLGYLVLYRVARAGGEMALARFSAERRAWVKQKLDQNAFAAVAAGVAVPPPFPTKLVILAAGAFRVSPTKFANGVLTGRLLRYSVLAFLGARFGDQAAVVLRDHYPVFALALAAALVLYLLLRRFGSQVKATPDK from the coding sequence GTGAACTTATTGCAACGTCTAAGTCAGTATTTACTCCTGTGGGGAATTCCCGGCCTGTTCGGCATCGCCTTCTTCGATTCGGCTGCGGTGCCATTGGTGGGGGGGCCCGATGCGCTCGTGCTGCTGCTTGCCTGGCGGCGTCCCATGCAGATCCTGCCGATTATCCTGGCTGCAGCAATTGGCTCGACGCTCGGCTACCTGGTCCTCTACAGGGTTGCGCGCGCTGGTGGGGAAATGGCGCTGGCCCGCTTCAGCGCTGAACGAAGAGCGTGGGTGAAGCAGAAGCTTGATCAAAATGCCTTTGCGGCTGTAGCGGCGGGTGTTGCCGTGCCGCCTCCCTTCCCGACCAAACTCGTCATTCTGGCTGCGGGTGCCTTCCGAGTGAGCCCTACGAAATTCGCAAACGGGGTTCTCACGGGGCGATTGCTGCGTTACTCGGTGCTGGCATTTCTGGGTGCCCGTTTCGGGGACCAGGCCGCCGTGGTGTTAAGGGACCATTATCCCGTTTTTGCGCTGGCGCTGGCTGCCGCCCTGGTTCTGTATCTGCTCCTGCGTCGTTTTGGAAGCCAGGTAAAGGCAACTCCCGACAAGTAG